GCCTGGGTACCAGCTCCTGTTAGCCCTGGCAGGGCCTTCCTAAGGACACTTAGAGCTTGCTCTCGACTGCTTTCCTGGGCAGGGGTATCCACAGCAGCAGAGACTTTGCTGGCAGGGGCATTCACCGCAGCAGGAATGCTACCAATGTGGGTATTCACCACAGTGGGGACCTTGCTGGTGGGGGCATTCACCACAGTGGGGACCCTGCCATCAGTGGCACTCACCACAGTGGACACCCTGCTGGTGGGGGCAATTACCACAGTGGAGACCTTGCTGGTAGAGGTATTCACCATAGGGAGGACCCTACCATTGGGGGCATTCACCACAGTGGTGACCTTGCTGGTGGAGGTATTCACCACAGGGGGGACCTTGCTGGTGGAGGTATTCACCACAGGGGGGACCTTGCTGGCAGGACTGTTGCTGGATGGGGCTGGGGTAGGATTCTGGAAAAATTTCTCTCGGGCTTGCTGGGTCCTAGAGGCTACAGGGGTCCAGGCTGGGGTGGCTGCTGTGTTTGGAGATGCTGTGCTCAAGTTGAGCTGAGTCTTAACACCTTTTGAAGTTGCCTGGCCTTGGGGCACAGATGGGTGAGAGTCCAGAGCACTTGGGTACACAGCAGGACGGGAGCCGATGGTCGCTGGGCTGCTGCTTTGGGCAGTTGATGACCACCCTGTCGGGGAGCTATTAGTCACATGGGTGATGGCTTTGCCATTCACAGAAGTAGTGGCCACTGGGCCTGTGGGCAGCCTGGGCCCTGCAGGGCTCCCCACATGGACACGGGAGGTGGCTGGCGGGTTAAGTTCAGTCTGGACAAAACCTTTGGCAGTGGTGTTGCCTACAGAGGGCTCCCAGGCTGCTGCCCTGACCCTCAATGGTGTCACCTCTCCTAGCCCATTTGCTTCCTGAACCTTCCGTGAGGCACTGAAGGGCCTGGTGTCTACAGCAACAGCTCCCGACTGTCTGGAGGCCAGTTTTGACAACTTGGGGCTCACAGAGGCGACTTCTGGGCTGTGATGAGTACAGACAAAGACTCCTGGCTCTCCCGTGGCTCGGTAGGCCCCTGAATGCAGTGTGTTGGAACACTGTTTACACCTGTGGGAGGAAGCCACAGAGATTCAGAGCCTGCACCCTTGCTCAGACACTCATTCATCCCCTTGCTCATTCATTTCACTACCCCACAAGCACACATCGCCACACTCCTGCGGTCGCTGATAAGTTCAACAAGTGCTCATTAGTGATTTCAATCATGTGATTTGCAGCTTCCACTGGCATACTTGCCAGAGGTGTGGACACCACAGAAAGTGCTCAAACATGTCACCAGATGCATACATAAAGACTACATAGTGTGCCCCATTTTCAGGAGTCCAACTACTCCAAGCTCACAGAAGATTAACACGGGATTCACTCTTTGCCCCTCAAATCTAGAAAGCTTCAGGGAGGCAAGAAGGAGGTTACTAGGGGTCacagagtcaaaaaaaaaaaaaaacagcacaaaaGGCTGAGATGACAAGGGAGACTGAGTCAGTGTGTCTAGAAAGTTATCCCCAAGGGACATTAGAGGAGGATATTAGGGTTCAGTAGTACTGTCCCCAATGGAAGACAGATGCAAGAACTCTGGGAGCCAGGGGAGGTGTGGGAGCAAGAAAGGTGCACCCAGACATGCAGCGGGAAACCATACCTGAAGCAGCTTCGGTGGTAGAGCCGCCCATCAGCCAGGTGCCTCTGCACAAGGTGAACATGTTTGCCACAGATCCCACAGATGCTGCTCATGGAACTTCCTGCAGTTCCCAGAGCCTGCAGGAAAGTGTCAGGGGCTGCTGAGGGGCAGCTGACATCTCCAGACTCCCACCTCAGCCCAAAGGTGGCCAACAGATCCCACTTTATAGTCTGAAGACCTGAGACCCTGGGGAGCCATTAGCCAGGGCATGGGCATGGCTGCACTCTCAGGGCCTCCACACTGGCCCTGTCGGGGAGCAGGAGACTGATCTTGGAGATCTTGTGACCCAATGTGGGGCTAGAGACAAACCTAGTACCTTCTGCTACCCCACCAGGCTTTGTGATCAAGCTAATTCCCCACCCCCCTtcttgttcccccccccccatccaggCCTGCCTTGCTTTGGCTTCATGGAACCTACAGTAACCACTAAGAGACAGCAGGGGGCACTCAAGCTCAGCACTGCAGGGCTGTCCAGAGATGAGAGGTCCAACCCAGGGTCCCTTCCCATCTGGGAAAGAAGACAACCTAAACTAGCCCAGAAAAGACTGAGATTACAATTCCATCCCATCTGGATGACCTCCTGTGTCTCAGTTTACCCATCTGTATTATGGGAATCACTATTCTTGCTACATTGAACTGGAGCTCAGCAGAGCCACCTCAGTGGGTGCACTAGATACAAAGCATGGAAAGGGGTACTGTACCCTAAGAGAAAACCCCACACGGCTCTATGCTTTGGGATATACATAGCCCTACAATGCCCACTCAACCAAGATATGCTTACAGCCTTTGGGTATGACCCCTCTGAGGTACCCTCATTCCTCTGAACCACCGGGTTTGTCCTAGCTGGAGATAGTGGTGACCTCTGGACTGGAGCAGGTGAGGGCAACTTGGCAGGCTGGGTCAGGACTTTCTTTCCAGAACGTTCTTCAGTAGAGTCTGATGAGGGTCTCTTCACACCAGCCATGCCCCCAACTGGCATGAGACACAGGAAATAGGGGTCAGGAGGGTCCTGCCCAGAGTATGTTGCTGTGCCCACAGTGAAAGGCATTGGCCTGCTAGGACATCTGGTGGGGAGCAGATCTTGGGAAGGACAGCCTCAGGGCACATTCTTTCCAGCAAACCCTGGCCTGGCCCTCACCCTGTCTCCCAGCCGACAACCCCATCTAGGGTCACGGAGAGGGACTTTTCTGTTTCCAAACCACCATTCTGGGCTGGCCCTCAGCCCAGGGGGATTCCGGAGATTTCTAAAGCTATAAGAGGAATGTTGTGCAGGGAGCCAAACAGCTCCTCGCTCAGAGGGCTGGGTGAAGACCTGGTCTGCCCGCACAGCCCTGCCCAGCCCTGCCTGGGCCACACAGCTTCCATGGCCACAGTCAACCAGGCGTCACCCACGTTCTGCCGAATAATTCCAGCAGCTAAGGCCTTGGGGGTTGAGATGGGTAAACAGGGTAGAAAGACTGAGATAAGAGTACATCTAGGAGCACAGCATAGGCAGAAGCCTTGCTTAGCGATCCCCATCATGACGAGGTTGGGGAACAAGGGAGCCCAGGAACCTCACTCCATACTTGCACAAAGGCCTCTGGTCTCCTTGGTAACAGACAGCTATGAGGACCCATATTAGTAGTTTGAGAAAGGTACCCTCCCTGCATCACTACCCACCCTCCGGCTGTGACATGAAGACAAAGGGTGGACATGGAGCCCAAGAGGGgagactccagcatggactggtGGTCCTGACGGTGTTCGTAGTCTTGGCCATGTCCCTGGCACTGTAGGGCCCTCCTAGACAGGGACTCACTTGGGGACCGGCCGTGGAAGTAGTTGTAATACTGTGACACGTAGGTGAGGATGCTCAGCCGGTCTGGAACCTTCAAGGCCACCATGTCCTCAGCATCTAGCAGGGCTGGGATGCCCAGCTGTTCCTCAGCCACTTGGAAGGCCTGGATAGGGGTTTAAATCAGcagggcaggcagcaggaagaactATTGCTGGGCCACCAACCCAGACGAAAAAGAAGGTACAAAGACACCTGGGCTGCAAGTTCAAAGACCCCTGCCTGAGTGACCTCTGAGGTTCAATGTGTCCACTTGTAAAAATGTTCAAAGTCCCAATAGATACTCCTCAGGAGACTAGCCCCAGAGGGCTTGTTGTATGTTGGGAGcaggtgctgtgaattgaacccagggcccccAACTTGCTAGGCAGGtaatctaccactgagccacaccctagcccctcactgggggattctaggcaggtgctgtaccactgagccacaccccagcccctcaccgGGGGttttctaggcaggtgctctgccactgagccacacccccagtaCTAGCATTGTAATCtttttgtctcagcctcctgaatagctAGGACTAGATGGTATGGGTTTGTCTCACACAGCCTGGTTTTAAGAGGCTCTTGGGGTATGTGCTCACCCCACCCCTGGGGCTTATCACTCCAGAAACATCCCTGAGGCTCTGCAGCCCTGCTGGGCCAAGTGTCATCCACTTAGAGCAGCTTGTCTATGATATGGCTGACACTCTGGGATGGGGACAGGGTGCACTGGGCTAGGAAGGCCAGGAACCTTCACTGTCTGAATACCATCTGGGTAGATTGCCAGCTCAGTGCCCCTCCCACCTTCACTGTCTGCTACCCACCACCAGCACAAAAGCCCAAGGAGGCTCCCAGTACTGACCTACTCCCTTGCTTGgccctccccactcccttctcTCACCAAGTAACCTCCGAACCTCCATATTTCCTCCACATCTGACTCTTGGCCTCACCGAGGTACCCACCTGTGGTTGTTGATGACTTTTACCCACTCAAGTCCTTCTCAAATTGCCAGCTGTGGCTGCAGGCCTacgctacttgggaggctgaggcaggatgatcatgaGCTCAAGAGTATGCTAGgctccagagtgagttcaaagcaagccaGGCCTACTTAGGAATaccatcttaaaataaaaagtagaaagtgGACTAAGAATATGGCTCAGCCATAGAGCtgctgcctagaatcccccagagAGAGGTTGGGGTGTGGTTCAGTAGCATAGCACCTGCCTAGTATTATGCAAGTTTAAGTCTCAACActgcaaaacaaaatacataaaaatctaaaaaatgtaAAACTCCACCAGCTCCATTTAGCCCAGGGCAGAGGTCACTGGTGTCCTGGTCCCAGCCCCTGGTGACTTCCAGGGCTCTCTTGTAGTTCTCTTCACTGAGGCCCCTCTTCTAGATGCCTGTGTGGCTTCCATGTGGATGTCAAGTTGGGGTCCCTAGGCTGTTCCCACATGTGCAGCCCCTTCGGGCCCCCATGCCACACTCAAACCAAGTCTCAGATCTCCTCTGACCCACAGAACAGGTTCAGGATCTGGCCACTCCCACAGAAGCTCATGTGTGACCTCTTCACCATATACTCCTTTCTCCTGCAGTCTGGAGAAGGAGAGACTCCAGGTCCACTCTTCCCAGGGGTCCAGTCTCACTGGCTTGGAGGGAAAGTCCAGAGTCTTTTCTCCACCATGTTCTGCACCTGCCTCAAGACTCCACCCCACCCTGGCCCTTCAGCTACGTGTCCTGCCCAGCACTCTGCAGCCCCAGGACCTTTGTCCATGCAGTCACTCCACCCAGGATGACTTCTGAGAGCATCCACAGATCTGCCATCCATGTACCTCAGCCTCTTCTTCTGTCTCATGCCCTGTGCTATTGGAGCAGTGTACTGCAATGTGGCCAACACCAAACAAACTGACCcttttgtgctgtgtgtgttcatgtgtgcatgcgtacatgcatgtgcagccagAGGTCAAGGTCAGATGTTTCCCGAAATTGCTCTCTATGTTATGTTTagttttttcttaaatatacatggggggtatgtgcatgcatgttcaaatgtgtgtgggtgtacatgtcATGCAGTGTGTGTATACTATGTACCCATGTATGTAGAGTCCAGAGGTTGACACTGatatcttccttgatcactctgcACCTTATGTATtgattcagtctctctctctctcgcttgaAACCAAAGTTAGCCGATTGGGCTTGTCTGGCTAGACAGCTTGCTCTTGGGGTCCCCTGTCCCCACCTTCCATACACCAGCACTACAGGCCAGCTGCCACACTCATCAGGCAGTACTGGAGAAGacttaggtcttcatgtttgctcCACAAGCAGTTTACTCAATGAGCCATATCCccaccccccagtgctgggattaaaggcatgtgctactatgcTCAGCCCGGAACTGAGTCTTTAACTGTATGTCATGATAATTAAGTTACAGAGGCTGCCCTGTCTGGGCAGGTAAAGCATCTCATGTCAGCTGTCTCAGTCCTCCCCAGAGATGCCAGTGTCAGGGGCCCATGAGGACCCTGCTTGGCTCAAAGTAAGAACAGATGTGTATAGTCCAAGGGACAGTAGGGTACATCTTATAGCAGGGAGATAGGCTGACACAGGGAAGGATCTCACAATGGGAATACAGAGTAGTTCTGGAATCCAGGGGCCAGGGAAAGTGGTCCTGCCTACCCCCAGGACCCTCCCGCAGCTTCCTTGGGCCTTGATCTGCCCTGGGTGGATCAGTCAGGCCATACACTGAGAATGTTGGCTGCTATTCCCTGGGGCTTCACTGTACCAGTAAGGAAGAGAGTGGTCTGTGGGGCCTAGGATCCAAGATCAAAGACTGCTCTCAGAACACAGACTGCCCAGCTTGGAACTGGCTGAAAAGAGCTGTGGGGAGGCCAAATCTCCAGAATGGGTTTCCTGGGTAGCCTAGTGGAAGGCTCCCTCCACTGAGATGCAGCATCCCTTCAGATAAGAACTGGGAGTTCGAGGCAGAGGGCTTAGAGGGCAGGGAAGTGGACATCAGCTAGCCAACTCACCAGCTTGTTGTTCTCGTAAATGTTTTCCTTCCGGAGGGCACTGaagtttctgaaaaataaaaacacttatgTCAAGCccggtgtgatggcacacacctttcatctcagcacttagaaggcagaagcaggtcgatctctgtgagttctagactggCATGGTCTATACAgaagagtaccaggacaggcagGTCTATATAGGGGGACCTtgtgtcaacaacaacaaaaaaagcatttATGTCCAAAGTCACTCAACTCTAAGAAGGAAGCTGGGCCTCAGAGGCCATCTTGCCtgaatggggaaactgagtctagGAGTAGGGCTGTGAATTAAACAGGACTTGGGCAAATGCATGTACCAGGTCTAGCCTGTGACCTACTCTCTGATCATAATGATGTCACCACCTCCTATCATCTAGATACTGGTGACCCACAGTGGATCCCCAGATCAGCCCTCACCTCCAGCCCCTGAGGAGCTTGAGCCCTTGCTCGTCACTCCTGACCCCATCAGAAGCAGCAGGAGACAAATCCAGAGAAGTACAGCCACCAGCCCAGGACAGTCCAGCTAAGACAGCTCAAAGTGGGCCCCTTCCAATGGAGAAATGACAATATAGAGTTAACACAAGAGGCCCTAAGGCAGGGAATAAAACCAACATATAGAGGGATGGAATGCCACAGAGGGATGGAATGCCACAGGGTCAGCTGGTGACTTTGCCCATATATCTGGTCACCATTTGCAATTTGTGGCACCTCCTGCAGGGGGCGCTGTTCTGGCCAGCTCATAAACACATAATTCCTCAATGTTCACAGGTACTGGGGACTGAAACACTGAAGGCATAGAGGTTTGGGGGCACATGCAAGACActcagcaggaagcagagccaaCCATTCCATCTTTCATTCATGGGAAGGTATGAGTTGGTATTCACCAGATGCCCCACCTGGCCCCTGGGAGGGCTTCAGAAATGAGTCCATATGTGATCATGGGTCCTAGGAAGTAGGTACCCCAAGCAGCCTGGACAGTAGAGCTTTCTTGGAGAAGCTAAGGGTGCCACCCACCCAGGTATCCAGAGGGCCCTAGACTCCACGAGCATGCCACAACACACCCTGACACACCCCAACACGACACACCCCAGCCCACCTGAAAGCTGCCTTGCCCAGCCCCATGTTGCTAAAAGCAATCAGCCAGAGCCTGCTGGCATCCCTGGGGAAGCTGGTTAAAGAGTGactgtccatccatccacttgCTGTCTGTGGGTCCCAGGAGGCAGCTGCTGCCACTTGAATGACCTAAATTGTTCCAGAAGCTTCCTGGCACAGAGGAAGGGTCTCTGACTAAACACTGTGTCCTGTTTCCTAGTGTCTGCCTCAGACAGGCCACTTCCCTTGGGACCCCAGTTTCCATGCCTGTGAGGACAACACAGCTTCAGAGACTGCATTCTCATTCTTTTCCTTAGTCTTATTTTTCTaggtaaaatatttattacattttattagtcAGTGTGCTCGTGTGCTCATGAGTATACcacacatgtgtggaggacagagtcGGTTCCCTTCTTCCACCAAGTGGATCCTAACTGAACTCAGGTtgatcaggcttggcagcaagctcctgcACCCATTGACTTATTTTGCCAGCCCAAAcctaaaactttttcttttcctttttcccccctggtgctgggaatagaacttagggactcatacatgctaggtaagtatGCTACTACTGTACTGTATTCTCAGTcttctatgcatgtgtgtgtgcatatttatttgtgtgcaggTCAATGtcatgtgtcttcctcagtcactctccactttactttttgagggtctctctgtgaacctggagctcaccgatTCAGCTTGGAAGACCCggaactccagggatcctcctgtttccaacCACCACAGCCCGGCCCTGAGATTACTGATGTTTGGCACTACACCTGCctgtttccatgggttctgggccTCAAACTCCgggcctcatgtatgctaggcaaatgctttaccaactgagctatctcctcagtccttccccccttcccttcctcctccctattcctccctctccctcccactattcctccctcccttttttccccAAGGTTTTGGGGACAGAGTAAGCCCTCATCCATGCTAAAAACACCTCTTAGCACTGGGGCTCTATCCAAGCCCCAAATTTGAATCTTGTTAAGGACACTGCTTGACCAGATATGACAGTCATGTCCCCAGTACACAGGCATGTCTCAACAATGAAGCAGGAAGGTTCTAGGTGCCACCTGACCTAGCTCTGAAGCCAGTCTGCCTGCAGAGGTCTTATCCAGTTCTACGTCATGAGGTCCCTCAGAAGCCTGGGCTGTGAGTCCATTTTATAGACCAAGTAAAATGATACTGGTTAGTCCTGCCACATGGTGGGGAGAGGGGCTGCAGTGTGCCCCTCCCTCCTTCAAAAGACCTCCCCCTTCAGCTTTCAGCCCAGCCAGCCAGCTGCCAGCTGCCCAGCCCTTCAGGAAACTCTCAGCACTTCCGGCCAGGACCACCTCCAATAACGCATCCCAGATGCCAAGACCACCCACACAGTGAGAGGTAAGTCAACAAGAGACAAGAGCAGGAAAGGGCAGGTTTCAGACCCCAGAGGTCTGGGTGGCCTCCATGCACCTGAGTGGGCACCATCTACCTGAGCCAGTGGCCAGATCCTAGACTGTCCAAGGGTGGGCCTGTGACTGTCCAACCTACGCCTGACAATACAGAGTCCTCCAGCCACACTggtccctcccatcccccacccctttgAAAGCACAAGTTCTTCTCCAGCGCCCAGGGTCACTGACCTAAAAGGCTACTGCTAGGAGGCTGGACAACAAGCTGTGTTTTGTTTCCAAACAGAGCAGGAAAAGGCCAGCTACCAGACTCCTACTTTCGCCTCAGGGGGCCCAGCACCTCCCCGCAGCTCCATTTTGTCATCTAGCCGACAGTTCCAGGTACTCCAGAGCCTTCCAGGCCGCAACAGTGCAGCCACACTCTGAGAAGGGGCATGgtacagagactgagacagcataTTCATTTCCAGGTAACTCTCAGGACCAAGGTAAACTGCTTCCCTGGGCCCAAAGGTCTCCATGACCAAATGGAAGCACCCTGGTCAGTCCCTCAGTCACCACAGCCTGCTGACACCAAGCCCAGCCTCTGCACCTCAAATCAAGTTGTTCCTTACTTCTGCCTGACACACTGGCCAAGGTCCCCCAAGGATACTCAGATCCCAAGTGGACATGTATATGCCTTGGCTTACCCATTCCCTGACCTCATGTCCCCCTTGGCATAGGGTACAGGAGGTAGCACTTCTGTCCCTCAGTTGCTGAGGCCTGAGCTAACCAACAGGGTAGTCCATCAGAACTATCTTAGAAttccttttcattattattactgtgtgtacacatgatgTGGAGGCCAGTATTTCTGCTTCATATGTGTGGACACCACAGGACAGCTCTGTGGAATTGGCTCTCTCCTTCATTTGTATGTGGGTcctggtgatcaaactcaggtcgctGGGTTTGTGCagaaagtacctttacccacaagccacctctctggccctggagtttctgtgtagctttatttatatatgctttaaagatttatttatctcttggttttggtttttggtttgggggggttgtttgttttgttttgttttattttattttattttgttttgtttcccctgacaaggtttctctgggtagcagccctggatctcctggaaatcactctggagaccaggctggcctccaactcacagagatccgcctgcctctgcctccagagtgctgggattaaaggcatgcgccaccaccacctggtcttattgttattttatgtgtatgggtgttttgcctgcacatacgtctgtgtaccgtgtgtgtgtgtgtgtgtgtgtgtgtgtgtgtgtgtgtgtgtgtgtgtgtgtgcagtgtcctcagaggccagaaaaaggccttggatcctctggaactggagtatagacagttgttagccgccatgtggattctgggaactgaatctctggttgagcagccagtgcttttgtAACTGGTGAGCCATTGCTCCAGGTCCTACTTACTcatttttgagagaggatctcacatagcccaggatggtctAACTCACTTTGTGGCCAAGGATAacactgaactcctgatcctgctacctcttcctccccagtgctaggattacaggtatgagccataCCTCGAGTTCTGACTGAGCCCACCAAGGAGGGGCTCAGCATCCTTGCAGGAAGCCCTTCATGGCCAGCTTCCCAGAAAGCATCAAGGACCCAGAATGGATGCAGCATCATATTCTAAACTGAGTACTTACAGCAGCTACATTAGAGCTagcttttgagatggggtctcagatagcccaggctgggctcccTAGGTAGCTGGGCTAGTTAGTTATGACATCAACTTGATGCACtccagggtcatctgggaagagggaactcaactgagaaaatgcctagAGACAAGCCAGTGGGGCATCTTGATTAACGATTAATGTGGTAGGGCATATCCCCTTGTGGGTTGTGCACCCACACACCTAGAGCAGGTGGTCTTAGGGGCTATAAGAAGACAGGCTGAGTAAGCCGTGGGAACAAACCAGTTGGCCGCTATCATTCATgattcctgcttcagttcctgcctccaggttcctgcactgacttccctcaatgacacAGTGTGAACtgaaagtgtgagccaaataaccCCAGGGTGTTtggaataggaatggcccccataagctcacatatTTGGAtgtttggtcattagggagtggttaCCTGAcagagattaggaggtgtggccttgttggactaggcatgaccttgttggagtcTGTGTCACTGAGGgcgggctttggggtttcaaatgctcaagccaggtccagtgtctctcttcctgctgcctgtggatctggatgaaAATTCTCAGCtcctctagtaccatgtctgcctatgtgccaccttgaggatctgagttcaatccccagaacccatgtagaaagccagatgtggtggttgTAACTTGTAACTCcggtgcttgggaggtggagacagaaagatttctGGGGCTTTCTGGACTGCCAGCCTAGCTTATTTGGTGAGCTCCAAGCCAAAGCCAAtgagactctctcaaaaaataaggtggtagccggagagatggctcagtggttgaaagcacttgttgctcttgcagaggacctactcagttctcaacacccacatggtggctcataacgaTCTAcaattccatttccaggggatctgaagccctcttctgacctccacaggcaccaggcctgcacatggtacacagacatacatgtattcaaaatattcatgtacataaaataaaataaaatttttttaagaaattcaaaaataaaaacaaggcgGTTAGCATCCAAGAACAATGccctatacatgcacacatataacacacacacacacacacacacacacacacacacacacacacacacacaaacgtgtGCGCGCATACTCACACGCATTTGCAGGGGCACATGtggaaacacacatgcactcacggTACCCTAGTACATCCCAGTATATGACAGGGTCATCAGAGATGCGATCAAGTAAATATGGGGTCATTGGGGCAGCCTGACCTGAGGTGCCTGTGTCCCTGTACTGCTGGGAAACTTGAGACAGAGATGCACACAGAGGTGGGAGGGtgtgaggacatgagggaccacAGCAGGCTGTACACAAGCTAACAGAGAGATAAGCAAAGCTTCTCTCCACAGTCTCTGAAGAACAGGCCCTGCCCATATGCCCATCTCAAACCTCCAACTTCACTTATCTTTCCAGTACCAGGGATCAACcctagggcctcacacacactGCTAGTCTCTACCACAAAGCTACAGCCCCCAGCTGTCAGCCTCACACTCACCGAGACCCTGagtgtgtagctcaggctggtttggaacttaTGACACCACCCAAGCCAACCTGGAacttgagattctcctgccttagcctctttgTGCTGGGGCCAGAGGCATGCAGCATTATATTTGTTAGATTCCTTTGTTCAAGCCATCTGAAGGAAGATTTTGACATTCTCTTaccctgtcttttgttttcttcttttgtttattttgtgtgtgtgtgtgtgtgtgtgtgtgtgtgtgtgtgtgtgtaggaggggtGTTCACGTGGGAGCatgaatgagtgaatacatatggCAGCCAGATATCAACCTTAGGTGCcgttcctcaggagctgtccatcccattttttgagacaggatctctcactggggCCTGGAGCCTGCCAGTTAGAACAGGCTGGCTAACCAGCAAGTTCTGgcagtctcctgtctccacctccccagcactgggattacaagtgcacaccacTATCCCTGGCTTCtgtacatgggtgttggggagtGAACTGGGTcctcacctccccagcccctaccgtaaataaataatgtaaataaatattgtaaacaaataaaactatgGGGTAAACTATGGGATGCACACCCACCAGTGTGTATATGACCGAAAAGCCTGAGACATGAACAACCAGGCCACCACCCATCAGATACAATGACCACCCCCAGAAGCTTTAGCTGTGGAGGAAGCCAgcctccagccccccccccagcacctCCTGGGGGCCCTTGGGAACAGTCCCCCCTTTTCTAAATTCCCACATGGCTGACTCTGCATTCATGTATTTCCTGGAAAAAAACTCAACAATGCAGGGGTAAGCACCAGGCTGCGAGGGGAATTCCCAGCTCAGTGTTATCGCTAGGCAAATCCAGCACATCTGGAGTTAATCCCACTggcaagaaggcagagagaaaagacagcTAGAGAGAGGCTTGCAGCTCCAAAATGGAGAGAGGGGTTCAGGGTGAGTGTAGAAACCAAGCGAAGAAAGTGGGGATGACAGGGAGACCAGCTTCCTAGGAGCCTGGGAACCAGGCACAGGGAACAAGGCCTCTAGAAGGTCAGCACCCGGCTGAGTTGTCCC
This genomic stretch from Cricetulus griseus strain 17A/GY chromosome 4, alternate assembly CriGri-PICRH-1.0, whole genome shotgun sequence harbors:
- the Micall2 gene encoding MICAL-like protein 2 isoform X12, coding for MMKLQCPPEGKHLREQQAVGGMAGVKRPSSDSTEERSGKKVLTQPAKLPSPAPVQRSPLSPARTNPVVQRNEGTSEGSYPKAALGTAGSSMSSICGICGKHVHLVQRHLADGRLYHRSCFRCKQCSNTLHSGAYRATGEPGVFVCTHHSPEVASVSPKLSKLASRQSGAVAVDTRPFSASRKVQEANGLGEVTPLRVRAAAWEPSVGNTTAKGFVQTELNPPATSRVHVGSPAGPRLPTGPVATTSVNGKAITHVTNSSPTGWSSTAQSSSPATIGSRPAVYPSALDSHPSVPQGQATSKGVKTQLNLSTASPNTAATPAWTPVASRTQQAREKFFQNPTPAPSSNSPASKVPPVVNTSTSKVPPVVNTSTSKVTTVVNAPNGRVLPMVNTSTSKVSTVVIAPTSRVSTVVSATDGRVPTVVNAPTSKVPTVVNTHIGSIPAAVNAPASKVSAAVDTPAQESSREQALSVLRKALPGLTGAGTQAPSRSSPATSSVTITLPKNEVPQKVPSAKLSHSTISQAPASKMEPTAPLSVGNTQTGKKSLSASPGVGKTSAGSRPQAEVAVLKGPGSTSQEGQEEGPEGWRARLKPVDKKNTAGRTLGQKEVPSEPRAGDTPRKASSSSDTSIHVVLTPIQHKRTPRLADSGPSLPAAPSPSPSHRKKLTVPPSLDVSADWLQPELKKQETQAKNQKEEKTPTWRTREKPAVLDSALAPHGDTVTSPVRLHSNYIPQEELQRQLQDIESQLDALELRGVELEKRLRAAEGDAAEDSLMVDWFLLIHEKQLLLRLESELMYKSKDQRLEERQLDLQDELRRLIDKPEGLKSPGDRQREQELLSQYVNTVNDRSDIVDFLDEDRLREQEEDQMLENMIQNLGLQKKKSRFSFSKIWSSKSKGGQT
- the Micall2 gene encoding MICAL-like protein 2 isoform X7 — translated: MAAIKALQEWCRQQCEGYRDVSITNMTTSFRDGLAFCAILHRHRPDLINFSALRKENIYENNKLAFQVAEEQLGIPALLDAEDMVALKVPDRLSILTYVSQYYNYFHGRSPIGGMAGVKRPSSDSTEERSGKKVLTQPAKLPSPAPVQRSPLSPARTNPVVQRNEGTSEGSYPKAALGTAGSSMSSICGICGKHVHLVQRHLADGRLYHRSCFRCKQCSNTLHSGAYRATGEPGVFVCTHHSPEVASVSPKLSKLASRQSGAVAVDTRPFSASRKVQEANGLGEVTPLRVRAAAWEPSVGNTTAKGFVQTELNPPATSRVHVGSPAGPRLPTGPVATTSVNGKAITHVTNSSPTGWSSTAQSSSPATIGSRPAVYPSALDSHPSVPQGQATSKGVKTQLNLSTASPNTAATPAWTPVASRTQQAREKFFQNPTPAPSSNSPASKVPPVVNTSTSKVPPVVNTSTSKVTTVVNAPNGRVLPMVNTSTSKVSTVVIAPTSRVSTVVSATDGRVPTVVNAPTSKVPTVVNTHIGSIPAAVNAPASKVSAAVDTPAQESSREQALSVLRKALPGLTGAGTQAPSRSSPATSSVTITLPKNEVPQKVPSAKLSHSTISQAPASKMEPTAPLSVGNTQTGKKSLSASPGVGKTSAGSRPQAEVAVLKGPGSTSQEGQEEGPEGWRARLKPVDKKNTAGRTLGQKEVPSEPRAGDTPRKASSSSDTSIHVVLTPIQHKRTPRLADSGPSLPAPSPSPSHRKKLTVPPSLDVSADWLQPELKKQETQAKNQKEEKTPTWRTREKPAVLDSALAPHGDTVTSPVRLHSNYIPQEELQRQLQDIESQLDALELRGVELEKRLRAAEGDAAEDSLMVDWFLLIHEKQLLLRLESELMYKSKDQRLEERQLDLQDELRRLIDKPEGLKSPGDRQREQELLSQYVNTVNDRSDIVDFLDEDRLREQEEDQMLENMIQNLGLQKKKSRFSFSKIWSSKSKGGQT